The following are encoded together in the Oreochromis aureus strain Israel breed Guangdong linkage group 18, ZZ_aureus, whole genome shotgun sequence genome:
- the LOC120434124 gene encoding zinc finger CCHC domain-containing protein 18-like, whose translation MEIVDRENVKIPNSVIVSGITGTDADEALKDFLNRYGRTARTLKIDDPKSSYHKNVIVEYESGAALSTLEPLLPYTLECPNEVTYQIRALSPEYIAAVTNVATNSFFNELQSIAKLSGKSFEAVLHEHLSQCAQSVTHSIEAPTPDAQSEPTTQVQANDQPIQSETAEPIKANERISDSESVNQTQPDLQTTIPQSFITHPEVQKVVVEHIVRSEALVSPVNASFRLRNFSGKLPCPSHEVDFDTWRHSVELLLQDPNLSDLQRSRKILDSLVPPAANVVKPLGPEALPSAYLELLYSAFGTVEDGDELFAKFLNTLQDAGEKPSHYLHRLQTALSEALKRGGVVAGEVDRHLLRQFCRGCWDNALLTDLQLERKKDKPPSFTELLLQLRVEEDKHTAKENRMKKHFAATRPKVASHSIAANADFPALTMQNDLTEMRTQITALQSELTRLKPQKVDPPVDAQKDLVTELKAQISQLQSHLATLTPNPPRKKSNPPKANAKTNSKVPEQTPLTSQAAKSRPKPGYCFQCGEDGHIASVCPNDPNPSLVTDKRKQLKEKQLLWDRQNKQTQPLN comes from the coding sequence ATGGAAATAGTTGACAGAGAGAATGTTAAAATCCCAAACTCAGTTATTGTTAGTGGGATTACAGGCACAGACGCTGATGAAGCtttaaaagactttttaaacagaTATGGTCGAACAGCGAGAACCCTTAAGATAGATGATCCCAAGTCTTCTTAccacaaaaatgttattgtggAGTATGAGAGTGGGGCTGCTCTGTCAACACTTGAACCCTTACTACCTTACACACTTGAATGTCCGAATGAAGTCACTTATCAGATACGAGCCCTGTCACCTGAGTACATCGCAGCTGTTACCAACGTCGCCACCAACAGTTTTTTCAATGAACTGCAAAGCATTGCTAAACTTAGTGGCAAATCTTTTGAAGCTGTTCTGCATGAACACCTTTCCCAATGTGCTCAGTCAGTCACACACAGCATAGAAGCTCCTACCCCAGATGCACAAAGTGAACCAACAACCCAGGTACAAGCAAATGACCAACCTATCCAAAGTGAAACTGCAGAACCAATCAAAGCTAACGAACGCATCAGCGATTCTGAGTCAGTCAACCAGACACAACCAGATCTACAAACTACCATTCCACAGAGCTTTATAACACACCCTGAGGTGCAAAAGGTTGTAGTAGAGCACATTGTGCGAAGTGAAGCTCTTGTCTCACCAGTGAACGCCTCTTTCCGCCTCAGAAATTTTTCAGGCAAACTGCCCTGTCCTAGTCATGAGGTGGACTTTGATACATGGCGCCACAGTGTAGAGCTCCTACTTCAAGATCCCAATCTGTCTGACTTGCAACGCTCGCGGAAAATCTTAGACAGTCTTGTACCGCCTGCTGCCAACGTGGTGAAACCTCTGGGCCCTGAAGCTTTGCCTTCAGCTTATCTTGAACTACTCTATTCAGCTTTTGGCACTGTGGAGGATGGCGATGAGCTTTTCGCCAAATTCCTCAACACATTGCAAGATGCAGGTGAAAAGCCTTCACACTACCTCCATCGCTTGCAAACAGCTCTCTCAGAAGCTCTGAAAAGAGGTGGTGTCGTAGCTGGTGAAGTAGACCGACACCTTCTGCGTCAATTCTGTCGGGGGTGTTGGGATAATGCCTTGTTAACAGATCTTCAGCTcgaaaggaaaaaagacaaacccCCCTCATTCACTGAGCTGCTGCTACAGTTGAGAGTGGAAGAGGACAAGCATACTGCAAAAGAAAACCgaatgaaaaaacattttgctgCCACCAGACCAAAAGTAGCCTCTCACTCTATTGCTGCAAATGCTGACTTTCCTGCGCTCACCATGCAAAATGATCTAACTGAAATGCGAACACAAATAACTGCGCTGCAGAGTGAACTGACAAGATTGAAACCCCAGAAAGTAGACCCACCAGTAGATGCTCAAAAAGATCTGGTCACAGAACTAAAGGCACAAATCAGTCAGCTCCAAAGCCATCTCGCAACATTAACCCCGAACCCTCCTAGGAAAAAGTCCAACCCTCCAAAAGCTAATGCTAAGACCAACTCTAAAGTACCAGAACAAACCCCCTTGACATCCCAAGCTGCGAAGAGTAGGCCCAAGCCTGGATACTGTTTCCAGTGCGGCGAAGACGGCCATATTGCCTCTGTGTGCCCAAATGACCCAAACCCGTCTTTAGTCACTGACAAAAGGAAACagttgaaagaaaaacagttacTGTGGGAtagacaaaacaagcaaacacagcctttaaactaa